Part of the Lotus japonicus ecotype B-129 chromosome 6, LjGifu_v1.2 genome, CCATTTCCAAGTGGGATATCATTGTATAGGACGGCGAACCTGGACTCGCCGTACTTCATCTCCATCTTGTTTGGGTTATCGGCTATGAAGACAAGGCGAATTGTGAGGGTGATGGAGGCGGCGGCGGTTCCGGTAATGTTGTCGGCGGCAATGTTGAGGTACTGAACCTCACCTGACTGGAGATCAAACTTTGGCTTCAAGGGCCCCACCAGGATGATGGAGAGCACCCCTATCAGCGGAAGAAGTGCGAGGAATGATAATAGCACGAAGAGGAGGCGGCACCAGTCTTTTAACGACCCCGATGATGCGGCCGGTGCCGGTGGTTGGTTAGGCATTTTCTCCTCCCAAAAATCGTGTTTCTGGGAATTGTCTGGCAACTCCGGCAGGCAGCTTGCCGGAGAAGACGAGGCAGCGGCGGTGATGTTCGCCGGAGACAAGAGGAGAACAGTGGTGGCTTCGTATCGTTTCCAGAAGCACGATGGTGGCTTAATTGTCACGATTGGAGGTCGGAGAAGGTAGAAATTCAAGTTTTCTCGAAGGAGCAGAGGTTGTGATCAGAACTGAAGGCAATAACTCCTTATATAGAGGAACTCGCAGGTCCTAAAAACGAAATTTGAGGATTCTTCAGGGACCATATCCTAATAACTCGCAAATAGTGATGCAACGGCAGAATTCTGGGAAAGGAGTGCAATAATGGTCCTAATAATATGTAATCTGGTCACGATCGATGTACCAGGTCATGGTGGGATTTCCTTTTTGTTTGCTAGGCTCGTAGAGATTGTCAATTCTAGGAACCTTTCATTTCTTTTACTTCATTTTTGTATCTTTGGGGGGTTCCTTATTACCTTGTAGTCTAAGTTATATCTCATAGCCTCGATATGTCTTGTTTCTTTAACATCTACGTTAGCTTGCCTTCTCTCCCTTTTTCTATTTGAGCTTAGCAGGAGaagataaaaagtaaaaacgcATGCAtaagaaatatataaaaaacataaaatgcaTGCGTGTCTGAGCAAATATATAATTTAGAcatttacttaattttttttacattcaaTTTATATTTTTGGTCTATAAATTCTCATTCCAAAACAAAATTTTGGTCTAAAGCCTAACCAAGTTTtatatatcatatttttattgaaattaagTGTTTGTGAATTATGTATAGTATTATTTAGATGACCAACATCTTTTGATCTAAAGAAGTGCATAACTTGTATATATGTACACATAAAAGGAAATTAGTACAAATAAGAGAAGAGATAAGGTGACCTGACTCTATATACAAGTTATATATGTACATGCATGCCAAATTTGTATTAAAGGCACAAGAAGTGCTCGGCTAGGAATCATAGAAATACAGactcaagaaagaaaaaattaaaggaaAGATAAGGAAAAGAGGATACATACAGACATAGATTCCGTGTAGAAACTGGGGAGATAAAACATAAACCAGAAACTAGATTCAATGTACACCACAAAAATAAGGAGGTTACAACCATCAAAGGTGGACTTCCTTTCACCTCATAGCCAAGATGAATCGGATCACAACTTAACACTATAAGTGAAAGTGTTTGTGTTCCACTATATGCCTAGTACCCATTGAATTTTCCAAATGAATGAAATGTGGATTTTGAAATGGTGTTGTTTTCACTTAGCACCATTAATAGCAGCACTAATTGCTAGCACATGCATGCGATCAAAAACGTAAATATATATGACAAGGCAAACACTAGAAGTGAGAAATCAAACCATGATCTCTTTATAAGGAATGGTAACATTATTGATAAAGCATTGTTATAATACAATAGCAAAAACCTCAAACATTTAGTGCTTGCAACTGATATCTATGATTGCTAAGCTAACCACCATTTGCTTCCTTAATAGGATTAGTTTTCTACCAAACTAGACCCCGTGATCTAGTCAGTGCTTTACATCTTGAAGTAAGTTGTGGATGCATGACAGTTCAAATCTTATTGGACCTAATGCCTGGATTCCTTATCAAACTTTTGTCATTTCACAagatttaattaattaagtaatatcctcttttttaataaataaatcacTTGTAATCTTAATTAACTAAATCACCTAAGCAGAATACTAGTATTTATTTATACATAATTAAGCATGTTGATTTGCATAATATTTTTCGATGATTTAAAGAAGTATGTGTGATTTGAATTGTCTTAAAAAAACCAGGTACTCTtttgaagaaaataattaaGAGTTTTTTAAACATACActcacattttattttttaagtttaaAAGTTTATCTAAAGATTGAAAAAAAACAGATTGTATCATTCATGATTATGTAAATTAAGCTGTGGTAATTTGAAATAAGAAGAGACAATGTCTATGGCCTATAGAGGTGATCGCACGTAAAAAGATAAAATGtacttaattttattataaatatgatATATAAAATTTGAGTCAGACTTTAGATCAAAAGTTAGTTTTGTAGTGAGAATCAGTGGCTATTATTTGTGCTAACTTCCTTGTATGTGTATATAAAAGTTATGCACTTCTTAAGATCAAAAGATGTTGGTCATCTAAATACTACTATCTTACATTCCTGAAATCTTCTTGACTAAGAAAATTAAGCGTTTTTTAATTAGTATAACTTAGTATTATTTAGATGACCAACATCTTTTGATCTAAAGAAGTGCATAACTTGTATGTATACATACAAGGAAATTAGTACAAATAATAGAAGAGATAATTACACTACAACAAACAGTGCATTTTGCCGGGGTTGCAAAAgtcattttgcggcggttataACCGCCGCTAAATGAATCTTGCGGCGGTTTCCAAAGCCGCCTGCTGTGTGTGCCAATTTAATGCCCTTAAATATctcttataataataataaattaattatacaTTCCCTAGCATGGtcagagaaaaaaattataaaattgttaaactctttggtaaaaataagaaaagaaaataataatggagtaaattaaaataaaatgcctTGTGTTGGAATAGAAACTAAGACTTCCAAGTTGGTTAAGTATTTCAATACCACTGTGCAACCATACATTTAATTGGCGGAGAAACaaatatataactttttttCAATTCACCGAAATTATTGCGAATTCCACTAACTGTCACTGCCACCTCTGATTAGGAAGATGTCATGTCCATACTGCAGCAATTCGCAAAAAATTGCGAATTCAATTATTTGTCAACCTTAAAAGAAGCCTAAAAAACACGCAAGATTCTCTATAATTCGCAAAAAAACTTGTGAATTCAAGAGACCTCATGCATGTCAGGTTCTATGTGTCAAAAACTACCTCAATTTGCTAAATAAAAAattttccacctctttttaataattattattttttagcaTTTATTCAGAAAGAAATCcctaaattcagaagaagaaaaaagtgat contains:
- the LOC130724373 gene encoding uncharacterized protein LOC130724373; amino-acid sequence: MPNQPPAPAASSGSLKDWCRLLFVLLSFLALLPLIGVLSIILVGPLKPKFDLQSGEVQYLNIAADNITGTAAASITLTIRLVFIADNPNKMEMKYGESRFAVLYNDIPLGNGSIPGFFQGGHSAKQVVATIFVDGMRLLQDDATGLINSSLNDQVYFQVLVDVNATTRVKNLYSPGVRVSVECDIMIRPREQTLTSKPCEDV